From the genome of Saccopteryx bilineata isolate mSacBil1 chromosome 6, mSacBil1_pri_phased_curated, whole genome shotgun sequence, one region includes:
- the LOC136308608 gene encoding prefoldin subunit 4-like has protein sequence MVATMKKVATEDVNATFEDQQKINRFAWNTSRITELKEEIDTKKKQLQNIDACKDIMLADDNCLVIPYQIGDVFISHSQEERQEMLEEAKKNFHEEIDTLESRVEALKK, from the coding sequence ATGGTGGCCACTATGAAGAAGGTAGCTACGGAAGATGTCAATGCTACTTTTGAAGATCAGCAAAAGATAAACAGGTTTGCATGGAATACAAGTAGAATCACAGAGCTGAAGGAAGAAATcgacacaaaaaagaaacaactccAAAATATAGATGCTTGCAAAGACATCATGCTTGCTGATGACAACTGCTTAGTGATACCTTATCAGATTGGTGACGTTTTCATTAGCCATTCTCaagaagaaagacaagaaatgttagaagaagcaaagaaaaattttcaCGAAGAAATTGACACCTTAGAATCCAGAGTggaggccctg